In the Pseudoliparis swirei isolate HS2019 ecotype Mariana Trench chromosome 21, NWPU_hadal_v1, whole genome shotgun sequence genome, one interval contains:
- the drap1 gene encoding dr1-associated corepressor: MPSKKKKYNARFPPARIKKIMQTDEEIGKVAAAVPVIISRALELFLESLLTKACKVTQSRNAKTMTMSHLKQCIELEQQFDFLKDLVATVPDMQGEGEENHTEGGGEKVPRRGRKPGSGRKNGGAGSKAKDKKLSDTESEQEDDSEDSETDADEDDGFPSAAQLPHIPRLHRGVHPLERSTSHSSTESQPDPDMESGSPVGGAAPAEPPGAMAFAPHPSMISAAPPPPAPEPHKNKEDDDEDYDS; encoded by the exons ATGCCgagcaaaaagaagaaatacaacGCCAGATTCCCTCCG GCACGGATTAAGAAGATTATGCAGACTGATGAAGAAATAGGGAAAGTGGCTGCAGCAGTACCTGTTATTATTT CGAGAGCCCTGGAGCTTTTTTTGGAATCATTGCTCACCAAGGCCTGTAAAGTCACCCAGTCTAGGAATGCAAAGACAATGACGATGTCGCATCT GAAGCAGTGTATCGAGCTGGAGCAACAGTTTGATTTCTTGAAAGACCTGGTCGCCACGGTGCCCGACATGCagggcgagggggaagaaaaccacacggaggggggaggagaaaaaGTCCCACGCAG GGGAAGAAAACCAGGGTCCGGCCGCAAGAACGGAGGAGCCGGCTCCAAAGCAAAGGACAAGAAGTTGTCCGACACCGAGTCGGAGCAAGAG GACGACTCTGAAGACAGCGAGACCGACGCGGACGAGGACGACGGCTTCCCGTCTGCGGCACAGCTGCCGCACATACCGAGGCTCCACAG GGGTGTACACCCGCTGGAGCGCTCCACCTCCCACAGCTCCACCGAATCCCAGCCGGACCCCGACATGGAGAGCGGGTCCCCGGTGGGCGGCGCGGCGCCCGCCGAGCCCCCGGGCGCCATGGCCTtcgccccccacccctccatgATCAGCGCCGCGCCGCCTCCCCCGGCCCCGGAGCCGCACAAAAAcaaggaggacgacgacgaagaCTATGACTCttag